Proteins encoded within one genomic window of Microbacterium sp. zg-B185:
- a CDS encoding prolyl oligopeptidase family serine peptidase, whose translation MSPRVRARSLAVAAAAGAALSVALVAPPAMADASADYAGSLSNGTTWLASVPSDWNGTVLLYSHGYHPSFVPGNPASVAPDDATKALLLERGYALVGSSYAASGWAVPTAVDDQLQSLDAMLDQTGLEPDHIMAYGTSMGGLVTGRIAESAGDVIDGAMPTCGLMEGAVDLNNYQLDGSHAIEQLLAGQELKIEGYASLDEAFATSAALSAAVQEGQKRPEGRARVALAAALFHLSDGVPAAEATKDTAVQQESLYTQLLGTIGFVTPGRFDIESTAGGNATWNVGVDYGKLFAQSEDRALVAKLYREAGLDLKADLETLTQTADIAADPGSVETLRASSTLTGDLQMPVVSMHTLDDVLAPVQVEQEYAEDVRGAHDANLLRQFFVDHVGHCNFTPAEIAAGIEVLQQRVESGHWSGNSATVMNRLAASLDDSGSAFVATQPGEFLGDREGSR comes from the coding sequence ATGTCTCCACGCGTTCGCGCTCGTTCGCTGGCGGTCGCCGCAGCCGCAGGCGCCGCCCTCTCGGTCGCCCTCGTGGCTCCGCCGGCGATGGCCGATGCCAGCGCCGACTACGCCGGCTCGCTATCCAACGGCACGACGTGGCTCGCGTCGGTGCCGTCGGACTGGAACGGCACCGTGCTGCTGTACAGCCACGGCTACCATCCGTCGTTCGTGCCCGGGAACCCGGCGTCGGTTGCTCCGGACGACGCCACGAAGGCGCTGCTGCTCGAACGTGGCTACGCCCTCGTAGGCTCGTCGTACGCCGCCAGCGGCTGGGCCGTTCCGACGGCCGTCGACGACCAGCTGCAGTCGCTCGACGCGATGCTCGATCAGACCGGGCTCGAGCCGGACCACATCATGGCCTACGGCACGTCGATGGGTGGTCTGGTCACCGGGCGCATCGCCGAGTCGGCGGGTGATGTCATCGACGGCGCCATGCCCACGTGCGGGCTGATGGAGGGTGCGGTCGACCTGAACAACTATCAGCTCGATGGATCCCACGCGATCGAGCAGCTCCTGGCCGGCCAGGAGCTGAAGATCGAGGGCTACGCCTCGCTGGACGAGGCGTTCGCGACGTCGGCTGCGCTGAGCGCAGCCGTGCAGGAAGGTCAGAAGAGGCCCGAAGGCCGCGCGCGCGTGGCGCTCGCCGCGGCGCTGTTCCACCTCTCCGACGGCGTTCCGGCTGCGGAGGCGACGAAAGACACCGCGGTGCAGCAGGAGTCGCTGTACACGCAGCTGCTCGGCACGATCGGCTTCGTCACGCCCGGTCGTTTCGACATCGAATCGACCGCCGGAGGCAACGCGACGTGGAACGTCGGGGTGGACTACGGCAAGCTGTTCGCGCAGTCAGAGGATCGCGCTCTGGTCGCCAAGCTGTACCGCGAGGCCGGGCTCGACCTCAAGGCTGATCTTGAGACGCTGACGCAGACCGCCGACATCGCGGCCGACCCGGGATCCGTCGAGACCCTCCGCGCGTCATCCACTCTCACCGGCGACCTGCAGATGCCCGTGGTCAGCATGCACACCCTCGACGATGTGCTGGCCCCGGTGCAGGTCGAGCAGGAGTATGCCGAGGACGTCCGCGGTGCGCACGACGCCAACCTGCTGCGCCAGTTCTTCGTCGATCACGTCGGACACTGCAACTTCACCCCGGCCGAGATCGCCGCAGGCATCGAGGTGCTCCAGCAGCGCGTGGAATCCGGGCACTGGTCGGGCAACTCGGCGACGGTGATGAACCGGCTCGCCGCGTCGCTCGACGACAGCGGCTCGGCATTCGTCGCGACCCAGCCCGGCGAGTTCCTGGGCGACCGCGAGGGGAGCCGCTGA
- a CDS encoding DUF1697 domain-containing protein: MPTYLAFLRAINLGATRQFPKDRIRRAVESIGFDDVETHINTGNVRFSSRMRSIPRIETALEAAFRRDRGFEVPTIVFGLDEFRAVAADAHSLPVDHAGATRHYVELLRTALTPAVAAQLEAATTQDVHVVVRGRAVHTFLSATAPLGGAATTKFAKQLGVSTNRNATVIRAIAQRWC, encoded by the coding sequence ATGCCGACCTACCTCGCGTTCCTTCGTGCCATCAACCTCGGCGCCACGCGCCAGTTCCCCAAGGACCGCATCCGCCGGGCCGTGGAGTCGATCGGATTCGATGACGTCGAAACCCACATCAACACCGGCAATGTCCGCTTCTCGTCACGGATGAGGTCGATTCCGCGGATCGAGACCGCGTTGGAAGCGGCGTTCCGCCGAGACCGGGGCTTCGAGGTGCCGACGATCGTCTTCGGCCTCGACGAGTTCCGCGCTGTCGCCGCGGATGCCCACAGCCTCCCCGTCGACCACGCCGGCGCCACCCGACACTACGTCGAGCTGCTGCGAACCGCACTGACGCCGGCGGTGGCCGCGCAGCTGGAGGCCGCGACGACACAGGACGTGCACGTCGTGGTGCGCGGGCGGGCGGTGCACACCTTCTTGTCCGCCACGGCGCCGCTGGGTGGAGCGGCCACCACGAAATTCGCCAAGCAGCTCGGGGTGTCCACGAACCGCAACGCGACCGTGATCCGCGCCATCGCGCAGCGGTGGTGCTGA
- the dnaB gene encoding replicative DNA helicase produces the protein MSIADISEERLGGRREHERTPPHDLLAEQSALGGMLLSKDAVADVIESLRGVDFYVPKHELIFEAILTLYSHGEPTDVVAVTDELIKTGELQRAGGADYLHTLTSIVPTAANAGYYASIVAERALLRRLVDAGTRIVQMGYSGQGEALDLVNNAQAEIYGVTGADTAEDYVPLEVAVSAAVDEIEAARGRDGQMTGIPTGFSGLDQLTNGLHAGQMIIIAARPAMGKSTLALDFARSAAIKHGFPTIVFSLEMGRSEIAMRLMSAEGSVPLQSMRKGTLDSRDWTTIASTRGRINDAPLYIDDSPNMTLVEIRAKCRRLKQRHGLKMVIIDYLQLMTSGKRVESRQQEVSEFSRALKLLAKELQVPVIALSQLNRGPEQRADKKPALSDLRESGSIEQDADMVVLLHRESAYEKDSPRAGEADLIVAKHRNGPTDTITVAFQGHFSRFTDMAVGL, from the coding sequence ATGTCGATTGCCGACATCTCGGAGGAACGCCTCGGTGGCCGCCGGGAGCACGAGCGCACCCCCCCGCACGACCTGCTCGCCGAACAGAGCGCCCTGGGCGGCATGCTGCTGTCCAAGGATGCCGTGGCCGACGTCATCGAGAGCCTGCGCGGTGTCGACTTCTACGTTCCCAAGCATGAGCTGATCTTCGAGGCGATCCTCACCCTCTACTCGCACGGCGAGCCCACCGACGTCGTCGCGGTCACCGACGAGCTGATCAAGACCGGCGAACTGCAGCGCGCCGGCGGTGCGGACTACCTGCACACCCTGACCTCGATCGTGCCGACCGCGGCCAACGCGGGCTACTACGCCTCGATCGTCGCGGAGCGCGCGCTGCTGCGCCGCCTCGTGGACGCCGGCACGCGCATCGTGCAGATGGGCTACTCCGGTCAGGGCGAAGCACTGGACCTGGTCAACAACGCGCAGGCCGAGATCTACGGCGTGACCGGGGCCGACACCGCCGAGGACTATGTGCCGCTCGAGGTCGCCGTCAGCGCGGCCGTCGATGAGATCGAGGCCGCGCGCGGCCGCGACGGTCAGATGACCGGCATCCCGACCGGCTTCTCCGGTCTGGACCAGCTCACCAACGGCCTGCACGCCGGCCAGATGATCATCATCGCCGCTCGTCCGGCGATGGGTAAGTCCACGCTGGCGCTGGACTTCGCCCGCTCCGCGGCGATCAAGCACGGGTTCCCGACGATCGTCTTCTCGCTCGAGATGGGCCGCAGCGAGATCGCGATGCGCCTGATGAGCGCCGAGGGCTCGGTGCCGCTGCAGAGCATGCGCAAGGGCACCCTGGACTCGCGCGACTGGACCACGATCGCCTCCACGCGCGGCCGCATCAACGACGCCCCGCTCTACATCGACGACAGCCCGAACATGACGCTGGTCGAGATCCGCGCGAAGTGCCGTCGACTCAAGCAGCGCCACGGCCTGAAGATGGTGATCATCGACTACCTGCAGCTGATGACCAGCGGCAAGCGGGTCGAGTCGCGTCAGCAGGAGGTCAGCGAGTTCTCGCGTGCGCTCAAGCTGCTCGCCAAGGAGCTGCAGGTTCCGGTGATCGCGCTCTCGCAGCTGAACCGTGGTCCCGAGCAGCGCGCCGACAAGAAGCCGGCCCTGTCGGACCTGCGTGAATCCGGCTCGATCGAGCAGGATGCCGACATGGTGGTGCTGCTGCACCGCGAGTCCGCTTACGAGAAGGACAGCCCGCGCGCCGGCGAGGCCGACCTGATCGTCGCCAAGCACCGTAACGGCCCGACCGACACCATCACCGTGGCCTTCCAGGGTCACTTCTCCCGCTTCACCGACATGGCCGTGGGGCTGTAG
- the rplI gene encoding 50S ribosomal protein L9: protein MSKLILTNEVTGLGSAGDVVEVKNGYARNYLIPQGFAVAWTRGGEKQVASIRAGRESRAIHDHEEAVALKDALESTKVKLAVKAGAEGRLFGSVKTGDVADAVKASGLGDLDKRKIQITSPIKSVGEHEATIRLRDDLTAVITLLVVAAK, encoded by the coding sequence ATGTCGAAGCTGATTCTCACGAACGAGGTCACCGGGCTCGGTAGCGCCGGCGACGTCGTCGAGGTCAAGAACGGGTACGCCCGCAACTACCTCATCCCCCAGGGCTTTGCCGTGGCCTGGACCCGCGGTGGCGAGAAGCAGGTCGCGTCCATTCGGGCCGGCCGCGAATCCCGCGCGATCCACGACCACGAAGAGGCCGTGGCCCTCAAGGACGCCCTCGAGTCCACCAAGGTCAAGCTGGCCGTGAAGGCCGGTGCCGAAGGACGTCTGTTCGGCTCGGTCAAGACCGGCGATGTCGCGGATGCCGTCAAGGCCTCGGGCCTGGGCGATCTGGACAAGCGCAAGATCCAGATCACCTCTCCGATCAAGTCGGTGGGCGAGCACGAGGCGACGATCCGCCTGCGTGATGACCTCACCGCCGTGATCACCCTCCTGGTGGTCGCCGCCAAGTAG
- the rpsR gene encoding 30S ribosomal protein S18: MAGKSSGDRRKPRKGAKNAAPAKPTRVGLIDYKDVATLRKFISERGKIRARRITGVSVQEQRLIARAIKNAREMALLPYAGAGR, encoded by the coding sequence ATGGCTGGAAAGTCAAGCGGCGACCGCCGCAAGCCGCGGAAGGGCGCGAAGAACGCAGCCCCGGCGAAGCCGACCCGCGTTGGCCTCATCGACTACAAGGATGTCGCCACTCTTCGCAAGTTCATCTCGGAGCGTGGAAAAATCCGCGCCCGTCGCATCACCGGTGTCTCGGTGCAGGAGCAGCGTCTGATCGCCCGTGCGATCAAGAACGCGCGCGAAATGGCGCTCCTGCCTTACGCCGGCGCCGGCAGGTAG